The Ptychodera flava strain L36383 chromosome 14, AS_Pfla_20210202, whole genome shotgun sequence genome segment ttttaGGGTATGTGgagcattgttattgtacaattgaattcaagtccaaACATAAATCCAatgaataaacataaacataaattcaaatgtcaacacaCTATGTAGCATACagatgtacaggctgagttgacaaaccACATAATGGATGCTTCCATAAGCTGTGTGGAGGAGATCTAACAAAGAACAGAATAGTGTGAGTTGATATACTAGTGTGTTTGTACAGACAGTGAATCAGTAATTATGTTCTCTGGTGCACAGCCATTTCAAAAGATGCATTGATGCAGACATGTTCGATACAGGGCACTGTGCCACAATAACATTGTTACTGAGGTCCGTTCTTAAAGTTGGGTGAAATGCTTCAACTTTTAAGTTTCTCTTCATTAACAACACAGTGTATAACACAATAAATTAATGTTCCTATGAAATTGTTCAAAACTTACTTCAGTTGTGCTGTTTGATATTGTAAACTTTCTCTGTGTTGCAGCTTGCTATTTTGGAATATTTGGAGGAAACTAGACCTGATGCACCAATTCTACCTAAGGATCCAGCCAAGAGAGCTGTGGTAAGTCACAGTGATTTAAACCTTCCACCAGCTTTCTAATCATTACCAACTGTTAATCTTAAATCTGTTTACATTTATCAACGTTAAATATAATCAAGATATTTTCAAACCCGATTTCAGGTTCGACAAGTATCCGAAGTCATAGCTAGTGGAATCCAGCCTATTCAGGTATGTTATTTATCATGTATCTGTGCACACACCAGGCAGTGTGATTTAAACACCGACTGGCTTCACATCATGACCTTTGGAAGTTTGCAGACCCAAAATTGGCCTATTTGTTCTTGAATCAGGGAATTTGCCATCGAGGCCAGTAAAAAATGAATTACTGAATGATTTAGGATGACAGCATGATCACCAGACTTCATTTTGGTACCATTGGTGAAACTTTGTAGATTAACAACTGTCTTGTGGTAAAATTTGTCAGTTGCATAAGTGTTTTTCGGTGTTCTAAATGTTATCATTTGATCAAGTCGGTAGGATGGTACTTGGTTTGCCCAGCTCACCCTGACCAATAACAACATTTGTGATATAAGAACCAAGAGCAGATGAATAATATTAACGGCTCTGATTCCAATACAGAAAGTCGGTGgttgaaaatgtttgaatttgtaaattcaaaCACAGTACCTAAAAAGTTTATCTTCCAAACGATACCAAACCTGTTACACATGCCTCTGATCAAGTCACAACATTTCGGACATCACACACACTAATGTAAATGACAAATTCTACTGCAGTTGAATGGAGAATATGCCACAAAATTATCCTACTCACATACAGAGCTCTCCATGGCACTGCTACCTCTTATAAATCTGACGTTATTCTCATAAAACCAGCATCCCATTTATTGAACTTCACTGCAATGACAAAGTCCCGCTGCTTCGTGCATGTACAACATGAAACCTATGATGAACATTTCTGTACATGTGGAGCTCTTCCAGTATTGATCAAGTTGCTACCAGAACTTCATTGTTTATCAACTTCTTGAACAGTTTGAAAAAGAGCTTGAAATCTACCCTCTTTGGAAGAATTTTTCCTTCACCAGTTCTACAACACTTTGAACAGCAGATCATACAGGATTCTAGCACTGCAAGTTCAATACTTTGATTGATTATTTGCAATCATTTTGGAACACAAAATGTAGTTTCATCTTATTTCTGTGGggtgaattttcatttttttgtccaGAATTTATCAGTGTTGAAATACGTCGGCGATGAGAAGAAAGCTGAGTGGGGAAACTACTGGATTGACAAAGGATTTCAAAGCCTGGAAAAGATCCTGGAGACCACTGCTGGAAAATACTGTGTCGGTGATGAGGTGTCAATGGCTGATCTGTGTATCGTACCACAGGTATACAACGCAAACAGGTCAGGTTATGTGCTAGTTCTCAGTCACCCTCAGTCAATGTTTTGTGTATCATACCTCACTGTAATATTCACTGTGCCATTTCAAATCTATCGCTAGCCTATCCAGAGTCTTCTTTGCCCTTCCTACAGCTTTCGTAGCAAAGCAAAGGCAGAATTTGCCTCAGAGAGAGATCTTCAAACTCTTGCAATTTGGCAAATTTTTGCTGACCTACAGCTTGAATTTGAGTGCAGAATGTCTCCTTTTACACCCATGACATCTCCAAATACAATAGAAGAGTATTCTTATAGGTCGTAAAATTTCCTAGATAAATATATTCATGTATGCAAAGTGACTTAGTGAGTATTGCTTTAGTATGCAAATCAGTCTATGACGCATCATTATGGATGGAGAATCTTTAGACAAATATCTGTCACTCGAGGGTGCTCTCCATGCCCCCGTCCCTTACTTGGCAGagtgtagagagcgccctcgtgtgacagatctttcagtcacAGCCTAAAATTGTGCACAATTATACCTGAAGGGTAGAACTCAAAATGACGCCATTTCCATTTATACATATACTATTTTATTGCCAGGTTCAAGGTTGATATGTCCAAGTTCCCGATCATCACAAGAATCAACGATACCTTATCTAAGCTGGATGCATTCGTACAGTCTCACCCATCCAAACAACCTGACTGCCCCGACGATCTCAGACAGTGAAATAGTTTGCCAGTAGGAGTGTAAAGTTGAAAGGTTGTTGGGTCATGAGAATCTTTCATTAAAGAACATTTGATTAAATCTGCAGAGGTTTACTCAAAACGGGCCAATAACAAgggtatttttgttttcttttaatagGCTGAAAGCatgattttccaaaaatattcTGAGAAAAGAAGTAAACTAGTTTCATCTTTTTAAAAGTAGTGTGTCACTCATCTGTGATCAGCTGTGGAAATATTTTTGAGCGGTATGTTGTACTAGTTGTTTTCATgtgtttacaaattttattgCATAAAGGAAAGGGCATATTTGGAGTTTTGATGATGAGTAACAATTCTGTATCAGCAATCTGTAGTTTCAAACTGAAATacgttattgaaattattttgtgtaTCTGTGTGCTACAGCAGTGGTGACATCTTATTTCAACATCCATCAGAAGTACCATTCTGATATCAAACAAATATATTAGATATGTAATAAAGTATTTGAGAACACTGTGTCATTCAAATTCATTTCTTTACTTTCTTTTCATCATATGATCTGTAGTTTTCTAGCATTTCCTTTTCTGTAAATAGGAATCATTTGTTGAACAAgacttcaaaaatgtttgtatttgcaCACTTATTTCAAATCGCAGTTTATGGTTAATAGTGGCTAAAGTATTTGGAAGTTGGTATTGAGGTAAAATCGTCCATGATAAACCCACTTCATGATACTGTGTGTATTTATCAATGTTATTGTGATCAACGTTGTGAGTCTTGACTGCATACAGGAGCAGCATTTGTGCTCTATATTCATCGTACCTTTTTCATCAGAGACCCCAGCATGGTTTATTTTAAGAAATcggaagatattttgacaaaactaaGCCTTTTAGAGAAAATTGACAGTTGTTCGCCACTGTTCTCCGGCTGAGCTTTGAAAAGCTTTCCCTCTCCACTCTACCCACCAGGAAATTTCACTCAGGCCCTGCCGAATGCCTCCCACACTTTCCCCATCGTCAAAGCTCCCCCGCCCGTCTACTGGAATGGAAGGAATTACATTTTCCCCCGGCCCatgatgaaaaaattattcGTTCCCGTTCACCACCCGCCCGTTCATACCAGAGGAAAATGCCCACTTGTCTGCCGAGAAACCGCTTGTAAACACCTGATTTTTTCGCGGACAGCTTCATGCTGCCGTTGCCTGCGTGATTGACATTGGCGGATGTACGTTTTCATCACGCCCTCATCGGCGAGTGAAGTTAATCTGTTCCTCAAAGCTTTGTGACTATCCCAATCGAAATGTAATGCCCTCTGATGGGTCTTTTGCATGTGGTAGAGAAGGCTCTACAGATAAATCAGAGTTAAAATGACCCTTTCCTTCTGTCCCATGACCTGATGAAACTATCGAAGACGTGCATTGGCACTGCACCCTGTGATTTGCAGAGGGACATACTAGGTAACCGAGCTTGTTCAGaaagtttttgaaaacatgGTATGACGTTAATAATCAGAAACAGGGTATGTTCTTTGTCAAAAATCGTGGATCGTAACAGTTAACTTACAGGGAGTGCTAGAAATTCAGATCTTTTTTAGACAAATCTAATTTAGCTTACAAACTTTACGCTAAATTTCTAAGCTTAGATTTAGACCAATTCAATAAAATTTAGCTTTCTTAACTTCTAACTACACTTTCTAAAGAAGCTGAATCACAGTTCTACACTATACCGGAGTCTTGGATTCTGATTTCTGCTCCCTGGTCTATTTTGCGTCTGAAAAAAACATTACGTCTGTTCATGAATACTTGTGCAGTCCCGAGTTTACTAATCCGAAGCGTGACTCGGTAgtctagttttgaaattttgtcgtCACGGTGAACTTGAAGTGGCACCGTGCAAACTTTTTggcgttttttgtttttgtttttagaaACAGTTTGTCAGTAACTTTCGTGCAGAAATTAACACGTTATTATTCCACATACCTGGCTTCCTCCAGAGGATATAGTCATTCATGATTACACCGCCAAAATGCTTTTCTATAACCATTTATCGAATATATTGCAATGAGAATAACTTTCAATTTCACCAAAGAAAGTTTCTATGACCTTATCAGTCAAACTATTGCAATCGAATctttaaatttttttgtaatactGTTATCGACAAGCAGGGACTTTCATGTGAAAGGTTGGTCACTTTGTCAGATGTATATTATAACCAAAGCCCAAGACCAACAAGTAAAGTTCTGTCGTTTGTGCAGGAAAGCCACGTTGTGAGGACAGTTCGGTGCTGTGTTCAAGCTTGTGATCCAGCTGTCCTAGCTCTGGTTACGAGTCAAAGGATTTGAAGTTTTATACACGATTCAGTTACTTAAGTTCAACCCAGTCCACAAATACTCTACTTACGACATGTCTGACATGATCTTTGAGGTTTTTTACATCCATCAATATGATGGCATTTTTTTTGCCCGACATAACACAAAAACCAGCAGTCAGGCAGGATCTCAAAGACGTCAACGAGCGAGACAATTACTCTCTTCACACTTCGTAAAATGTGTGAAACTGATAATGAGTCCACAAATAGGAATGAGAGAGGGTGCTAACTAGATCCACTTCCCAGACACGCTACATCGTTTTATCCACAGTGAAACAGCTTTATTTAAAGATCAGTACttattttacatacagtacagACGTATTGTTCCTGAGTATAGATGATTAGCTGGCGAGGAAAGTCTTCGAGAAATCAAATCACCGTGTcagacttcatttgaagaaaTGCACCATTCACAAAGGGTGTGGTCAAACCTATTGATAATCTGCCAACCTTGTAGTCAAGTAAGAAGGGCTGGGCTACCCTCAATGACCGTGCAAAAGGATGATGAATCCAGTCACTCAAGCCAATTGTTGTTAATATAGCATGAGACAAGGTAGTTTCTCATATAATCCTAATACTACATTCGCTCGATATAATACTGATACTATATTGGCTCGAAAATTCATTTTGTAAGTTTAcatataattttaaatatagTCACAAATTCGTTAAGTTATATTCGCTTGGAATCGGTACTGTACAATTCTGATAAATAAATGTTCTATTTTACattaataaaaatagggggATTTGGTCTCTTTTGAACGTAGAGTTAAAAAATAGACTCAATACTTTGAATGTCAATATGTACAATCAACGAATACATTATATGCAAACGGCGACACATTCAAGCTCTGCATTTGCACTCGTCGATAATCATATTTGGAATTTCGGATACCACGACTTCGGTGACGTCTCCGTTCTTTGTCAGGTACATCATTGGCAACGGGGAACTTTTCTCAACGCCGCACGCCACTAAGTCCGTCGGCTCCGAGTGTTTGGTGATGTGACACGGTCCGACGCACTCAAAGGCGTCGTAACCCGACGGCTCAATTATCCACCTGTTCGTCCACTGGGTATCGCGAAAGTTGACGTACTTAGACTTCCGACAACACGTCTCGTGTTCCTTGCCCTCCTCGCATTCTGACGGTCCAAACCTATGTTAAAAAAATGGAAATACTGTTTATTATTCCGAAAAGTAACAACAGGTATTCCATTTCAAATTTGTAATCGAAAAATCGTCGACCGTGTAAAGGTTGACCAGTATGAAAACAGTCAAAGGTAAAAAGGTggagccacagtccctccacttcTGTGGTGGACCAATCTGCAGTTCACTCAGGGGAATTGGAAGATTCCAGCTTTTATGAAAGAATGGATACAGATGTGAACGAAACCACCCTGCGTTTATTCGTGGCATGCATTATGATACGCAACTACTCGAAATTTCACCAGAGACGGCAGAATAGCGATGCAGACTTGGCCTGAGtaattaaagggatacagtcgtctgaactgcgctcaaaggtcgtatgggacccatacgaccaatggcaacactgtatccaaggcacaatggtgattgatgacagttaaaacatgtctgtcataatctatcatcgtataatttaaatgttgcacctatgatgatgaggtgcatctagatatcgtacacggaatacattgtttgtaaacaagaaacttagCTGCACagacgcagttccgacgactgtttccctgtaAACATGGCGAAGCATAAAATACACTGGACGGCACGATagataaatgtaaaaattcTGCCTTTTAATACCTTTGCTCGAAATGTTCGGTGTAAACGTTGACTTGTGGAGTGTTCCCACTATCAAGATGGTTTGTAGAGAAGTCAACCTTTTGGGCAAGTCTAGTGGCATGGACAGTTGGCCGTGCCCCATTGATTCGAACTTCAAGAACGAACGGTTGCTTTATATTCACCATCCATCTTTCAACGGCGCTTGTGATGTCAAAGGTTTTCCATCCCGAATCGTCAATAGCCACTAATCTACAAGCaacaaaacaagaaacaaatatattcaatgatgttatttgcatgcaatgtgaaagtttcattttcgATTCATCATCCAATCGCACGGGCTTTTACCTCCATCCATGAAACAGTCTTGATCGCTGTCCAAATTAATTAGTTTTAgccccggcggtggcagtccccgggttggtgggtacccatgcttgttacccaagtttgaaaagtaccccctttcctagaatatttctgagcaaaacaccccctatttgtggcaaatctgggagaaattagctgtaaaaaacatacccttattttcgaaatctaggaggttagtatgttgacttccagggttgaccctggaggttgactttgtatacatgtacatacatcacaaatgtttgtcctcacctgatacgtcatatgtacatacaaacatacggtactgttttcattttctttgtgagtgagactagaccagatttagtgtcctagggagatcatgaaaggactacccctcatctcggaggttactctgaaaaagtacccctttttctcgatttcacggacctagaatctccaagatgactgaagaaaaacacccccttttccgtgaatttggtaacgcgcatgggtacccaccaacccggggactgccaccaccggggttttagcatagacagtagaaaactctactgtctatggttttagGAGCGAAGATGCATTCGTCTTGGTTGATTGAATCCCCTAAGCAATAATGTGTTTAGAgacatcattttttttaaatctgatATTCCAAGAAATCAGCAAGCAAAGCATTATGGTCAATTCGGTCCGGGATAAGGAGAAGGAGATGATGGTATGACATACCTTGAATCGATAAGAATCGATGAATTCGCTGTATCGTTGCCATGTGATTGGATGACTTGGTGAATGCTCACTCTAGCATGGCGGACTGGATGGCTGCTGTTGTGCGGCTTGAATATGGTGTGGTTCGGCTTTCTTTTGTACAGCTTGAGCTCCGCCATGGCTATTTTACTGTCTTTGGTAATCCCCGAACTCATTTCAAACTGTAGTCGGTGATATCTTGATCCAGCATAAACCACGTCGGCAAGAAAAGCTGTGAATAGGGCGGTAAAAGAGTTTGAAACCATGGTTTAGATACAATACCGGGAATAAAGGTCGCATAAAAAATGGCTGTTTCGTGTTCTGCCTACTGTACATAAAGTGCGCAGACTCTACCTTATGACCTGTCGGagtatattgcttcaattttACTGCTTTGTTATTTGTATGCCAACAGACTTGGGGCAAGTCTCAATGAAACCATTTCAACACAAATGAAACTCCGATTTATCATAAGTGCTgcaaacatttttcaagttcTATGTCTAGTATactacaaatctgtctgtgCAGGCAGAACTTCAACGCTTTTCTGTGTGTGCAAAATTCTACCACAGACAATCTGTGATTATACTGGAAGGATCGGTCAAGCATTTCGTCAGACGGATTACCAGGGTGTCAGACATATTTTGCATATATTTACATCATCAGGTAAACTTCCTACAAGAGAGGTGTGTGCCCCCTGCTCCTGAGCACTTTACCAACACTTTCTAACGCATGCAACAGTTTGAAAGGTCTTTAAAAATTGATCTGCAAACGAAAGAGAGGCAATTGGCAAACGTCACGGTGCTCAGATTGTCTGTCCGAACCTGATTGCTCAGAATTTTTATCGAAATCGACATGATGAGAGATTCGGTCCAACTCATAATGATTCGAGTGAGATAATCACATAAGGTTTTAGACTTGTAACAGCTGCCCGAAAGTGTTGTGACTGTGTGAGGTTAGGCAATGGGGAATATCTACTAAGGAAAGCAAAAGCGGGAAGCCTTAACTGCATGGTTAAACGAAGCATGGGGTACCCGGGTAAAAAAAGGACGAAGCAAAGGACTTCTCATATGATTCTCAAAATAATCGTTCGATATATTTTGCAAATCTTACACAATTTGCTTGACGTGTTATGAGAGTAAGCTTAGTACAAGTGCAGACTGATGACAAAATGAAACCATTAATTTCGATACACTTACCTTCGTTTTCACGAATAACTCTTGCAAAGGTGGGTAAAGTGAACTTTTCTCGTTTGCTTCTGTGTCGGTGCTTCATCGTCAAGGCCCAATATTTCATCTTGAGATCAGCAGGAATGATGAAATCTTCCTTATTGACATCGGGAAAACTTCCAGAATCAACGTCAAGTTTCTCGGATAAAGTTTGCACGATTTCATTCTGGGTTGAGCTCACTGGCATCGCGTTGGATGGACGGCAATGAAGACTGATGACAGTGATGGCGCATGCCAGATGCAGTAAAGATATAACCATCTTCGGTAGAGAGTTGCACGCGCTGGTAAGCAGTGTTCCGTTGAAGAACTGGTGGCTGTACTGTCATCGGAGAAAATGACGGATTGTCAGGAAGATTCTGACTTTATAGGAGGCTGGCAGGTATAGACAATATCTTTGTCTCAGCCAGTCCCACCTCTTTGTCAACATTTTCCCACCTACAGCTAAATTTCACACCTTTGCTATTTAACTGCAGCAAACAATAGTGTCTGGGATTCACAAGTTTCTCCTGGTCTATAAGCAGATAAACATCCGCCACCGTGATGGAGGGACCATACATTCTTCTTTCTCTCATCATTCTGTACCTTCGAATCATAAAATCAACGAGTTGAAGTAACATTTCTTGCTCGCCCGTTCATTCAATTTGcttatattaaggtagaatgcgcctcggggacagatattcggactctaaaactttcatagttcctttctgatctaccacttgtgggggttcattttaaagctcttggcgaaagaaaaattttatctgtcttagtttttcgaaaatcgaagattttatttttctccatagagttaacacaaggatggtggccattatgaatttcagatatcggtaaatctttggtaatttgtgtcTGTGGAGCCAAACTTCGCACGGTGACGCCCGATTtgtatccttgattttgaaagagaatggttgaaagaatcgttgaggaaagtttgatcaaaagttcaagtctttcactttcgaggcgcatactaccttaacaataAAGAACAACTCATTTGCAGTCAACAATCTGAACCATTTCTCCCGGTAATCTGAACTTGATGTCAATTGTAATACCGCGGACGTACAAACCTGGCGATTGAGAGAGGCCCTGTGAATCGCCAACACCATTCACCACATTGTTCTAACGCGATTGTTTGTACAATTAATTTAGCGACCTCTGATAACATGAGGTAGTCGGTCACCTCCTGTAAGCTATTGACTTAAACATTATTCGTCTGTCGATGTCTCGTTTGTTTTGTCCAGCACTTATTGACGTCGAAGTGTTAATCCGAGGAAGTTTCCAGTCTAATGTTTTTTCAGAGGGGTTGATGATAAACTAACAAATATATGCACATAACACTTTTCAGTCTAGTCGGGCTTTATGATGCAACTAAAACACTAGTGGTACTAAATTATATACTAAAGTTACACTACTGTAAGTGCCAGACAGTTTCCTTGTCTGAATTTGTACAAGGGATAATTTCACTGTCTAGGAATTATTATTCCGTGATAGAAGCCAGGGAAAAGTATACACCACAGTCCCTTCACCCACGGGATTGTGACTTACATCAGCGTCCCTTATGCCATGCAACCGTGGAGCCGCTGCGCAGCACAGAAGAATACCACAAAGAGCGTAGTCGGTAGACATAAATCGTTTGTTGGTACTAGTATTAGAAATCACAGACCCTGGGGTCTACGGTAAATTGGTGAAAGTCCAGTCACTCTAGCAATAACCTGATTGATAATCAAGGGTGTTTATTCGAGAAGATACACCGCgggaggacaccgcgacattgaacttttatatgatatccgatatttttACAGATACTAGactacaatatcgaagttagattggcttgGCTTAGTATATTAagggtggtgaaatctccgataatcgccgataaatatagGCGACTTCACAGACCCGGTGTGCCGTGGCTCAACCGCAATTTATTCTAGTATCGTCAAGTATCGATATAGTCCCGatatcgtcgatatgtcaaacttcgtTACTAgatggtaaatatccgatatttaaaaattgtgcatagtcGCGTCTTCatgggggcgggggggggggggggggtcaaaacAATATCAGACAATACTACGCTGGCCGATATACAAAACCGTGCGGATGAACAAGTCTTGCATAGGCCATGGGAGCATCTCTTTTGTACCTGCATGGATTAGCTCCATGCTACCTCGGAAAAGATTTTCCTCCATGCTTGGGCATAGAAAGCCCCATTGGTATGTAatgacctagacttggttcaagtcggtgaattttaaacaaataaaatcatttataatagtttctcttgtgtctctcctatttcgtacaaacctatccggaatttggcagctcacgccaggttttcccagcgattgaatgcgtcacgtttgagtctgcgcagtagtgagttagtttctgccggattccgggtgaaactccgccgtatagcgttcactcatcgcgttcaccctacccatcgcgtccactcacgcgtttcacataaaggcagaatacaaatcatattCGTTCACTCcaatcaaacattcacaaatcacagacttgaaccaagtctagtaatgACCTAGCTAAATCGCTAACTTCGTCCGCATGGATTTTACTGTGTCAAGCCACGGagggagggaccgtggtcaagCGTAACCCACATGTGTTATATGCAACTTGGGATGGATAAAATTTGCTCGGCTATAGGAATTTTGAAAAGTTCCAGTGACAGATTGTACAGCATAGACAATTTTACACAGACCGGAGTCCTCGAAAGTGTTCATCTTAATTGATGCGGAAATCTATGCCCTGTATGTGGGTGTAAGCATGCGCTGCCATGCTTTATGCTGGGCAATCGAATTCAGTAATTCAAATCTAAATGTCCCCGGCTTTGCTGCAAGCTTTATCACTTTTTTTATCAGACCATTAAAGGCCCAATAgttgtatcttttagcattatttttgtgattttacttccaaactaaagcAAGTTggtgggaatgtactcattgaggggtgatTATATGAGCATAATAaactgggactgcatgtgcaattttgagcaagataaataataaaagtttgcccaaacataaaatggcacccTCATGCGAATAAAGCAAAAAACACAGTACGCAGTGCATAtgtgcattggaatcttcatagaaacaacagagtagtccaatacaATGCATAgtactgaatgttttccactgggacatcatatgctttgttttctttgtaatattaccagttttaaaaaatggcgggaaatcaaaataacggttaaaatttaaatttactcgtccaatttttcagtagtaaaagactatatcctttaaatttgtagaatttaaagaaaaccagagaaaatagaaagcctttttcaggccaacaaatttcaagagttacagctttAGGGATTTTAATATGAAGACTGTGATTGAAAAGCCAGTGACATTCTAAACATTTTACTACTGCTAATTAGTGATGAGACCCCGTCGGTGAGAGCTACATCTTATAGCACAATCTGATACAGCACCTTTTTGGTTTGGAGGTGGCAGGGTCTATAGAGCGCCCTCTACAATGTCACTGTCAACTTGCTGAAGGTATAGGGAATTACTGGGCGCGGTGCCGTCAGCAATCCATCTACACTATTAAAACTTCTCCGGAGGATtcgtttgaaaatttcagtttgcCAGGAAGAGCATTGTGGATGATATATTCTGTATTTGATAGTGCTTTACTACCACAATTTTACAGTGAGTGAACTAAACAAACTGTGAAAACTAATCTCCTTTGATGCTGTTTCAGGCATTGACATAGTTGTTCGAGCTGTATTAGTAGAGAGCcctttatacatgtattaatatAGTATAGTCCCAGGCTTGGCATATCCCATATTTCACGTCACCACATGTAATGTGCAGCAAACAGCAAAACAGTGTCCTTGTGTGTGGCTTTTATTCTTTCAATTATTTGTAATGCATTACAACAGGTCAAGCTGTACTTGAAAAATTGTTGACTATTTTAACAATTGTTTCTTTGATAGTTTTCCAAAAGGATTAT includes the following:
- the LOC139149492 gene encoding maleylacetoacetate isomerase-like, with protein sequence MAKPVLYSYFRSSCSWRVRIALALKGIEYETSAVNLLKGDQLGDQYSGTNPMQQVPTLDIDGVRLTQSLAILEYLEETRPDAPILPKDPAKRAVVRQVSEVIASGIQPIQNLSVLKYVGDEKKAEWGNYWIDKGFQSLEKILETTAGKYCVGDEVSMADLCIVPQVYNANRFKVDMSKFPIITRINDTLSKLDAFVQSHPSKQPDCPDDLRQ
- the LOC139149491 gene encoding left-right determination factor 2-like gives rise to the protein MVISLLHLACAITVISLHCRPSNAMPVSSTQNEIVQTLSEKLDVDSGSFPDVNKEDFIIPADLKMKYWALTMKHRHRSKREKFTLPTFARVIRENEAFLADVVYAGSRYHRLQFEMSSGITKDSKIAMAELKLYKRKPNHTIFKPHNSSHPVRHARVSIHQVIQSHGNDTANSSILIDSRLVAIDDSGWKTFDITSAVERWMVNIKQPFVLEVRINGARPTVHATRLAQKVDFSTNHLDSGNTPQVNVYTEHFEQRFGPSECEEGKEHETCCRKSKYVNFRDTQWTNRWIIEPSGYDAFECVGPCHITKHSEPTDLVACGVEKSSPLPMMYLTKNGDVTEVVVSEIPNMIIDECKCRA